The following are encoded together in the Bradysia coprophila strain Holo2 unplaced genomic scaffold, BU_Bcop_v1 contig_87, whole genome shotgun sequence genome:
- the LOC119084634 gene encoding protein croquemort-like: MEFTLFNWTNSDEVHNPNVKPMFAELGPYVFLERNNPTNVTWNRNNGTISFNQLRTWEFMSHMSNGSLDDNITNLNVPSAMVGYTVRYDGPLIKMGVNVMLNTLGGSLFITKTVRELLFDGYNDSLLDYLNSTNSTAFPARRFSKFGWLSNRNNSWSYDGTFNVNIGEYDISKMGTLHMWNGATTTDSFSNGCSQINGTFGKLWPPNLNSDDDITLFMPDMCRSITLAPENLTTRNGEAEEANWIGDGRVFDNGENYSPNTCFCTGSEPSCPDLKSGVLNVTDCHFNWPAFVSYPHFYLADRSYTDHVDGMSPSKDKHAFSIKLDANKGVPVEINARLQMNVLLQPINGLTIYENVPHVMVPMFWFTQKTG, from the exons ATGG agTTTACGCTGTTTAATTGGACCAATTCTGATGAAGTGCACAATCCCAATGTAAAGCCCATGTTCGCTGAATTGGGACCGTATGTGTTTCTCGAACGCAACAATCCTACAAATGTTACTTGGAACCGAAATAATGGAACGATTTCATTTAATCAATTGCGAACGTGGGAATTTATGTCCCATATGTCGAATGGTTCGTTGGATGACAACATAACCAATTTAAATGTTCCATCAGCT ATGGTAGGCTATACTGTTCGATATGATGGTCCTTTAATAAAGATGGGAGTAAACGTTATGCTGAATACTTTGGGTGGAAGTCTTTTCATTACAAAAACGGTCCGCGAATTATTATTTGACGGTTACAATGATAGTCTACTTGATTACTTGAATTCGACGAACTCAACAGCTTTTCCTGCAAGAAGATTTTCCAAATTCGGATGGCTTTCAAACCGCAATAACTCATGGAGCTATGACGGAACATTTAACGTGAATATCGGAGAATATGACATATCCAAAATGGGTACTTTGCATATGTGGAATGGTGCAACGACCACCGATTCTTTTTCGAATGGTTGCTCACAAATCAATGGAACATTTGGAAAACTATGGCCGCCCAATTTAAATTCTGACGATGACATTACACTTTTCATGCCCGACATGTGTCGATCAATAACCCTCGCACCGGAAAATCTTACAACTCGAAACGGTGAAGCAGAAGAAGCGAACTGGATTGGTGACGGAAGAGTTTTCGACAACGGTGAAAACTATTCGCCCAACACATGCTTCTGTACGGGATCGGAACCAAGTTGTCCCGATCTAAAATCCGGTGTATTAAATGTTACTGATTGTCATTTCAACTGGCCCGCGTTCGTGTCATatccacatttttatttagcTGATCGAAGTTATACTGATCATGTTGACGGTATGAGTCCTAGTAAGGATAAACATGCATTTTCGATCAAATTGGATGCGAATAAAGGAGTACCAGTGGAAATAAATGCAAGGTTACAAATGAATGTTTTGTTGCAACCAATCAATGGATTAAC GATATATGAAAACGTTCCACATGTTATGGTACCAATGTTTTGGTTTACTCAAAAAACCGGATAG
- the LOC119084632 gene encoding phospholipid phosphatase 3-like isoform X1 — protein MNVQRIAYFVLEASALIVIFVFWRMKDWIIPHTKIGFFCGDPSLSYPYKTASIPQEWLNISVYVCPALIWIIELGLESLNGRTDIKKRFLSTTLRCLQWFIYYYTTLMILTIFMTLIKNLVGGLRPMFLQLCQPDLAVNCTVGQFIDSDYECTNPVATEFLLFEIRRSFPSGHAMASVYITVFFMRYLEAKFAKFRVTLTAVHFTCSIWIVVSCVSRITEHYHHVGDVIAGIILALPFVFYSSQIQCKGFRSTKYKIEEPLSLQ, from the exons ATGAATGTGCAAAGAATTGCCTATTTTGTGTTAGAGGCCTCAGCGCTGATAGTCA tttttgtgttttggCGAATGAAAGATTGGATAATACCGCACACGAAAATTGGCTTCTTCTGTGGAGATCCTTCATTGTCGTATCCCTATAAAACGGCGTCTATTCCACAAGAATGGTTGAATATAAGTGTATACGTTTGTCCTGCGTTG aTTTGGATCATTGAATTGGGACTTGAGTCTTTAAACGGACGAACCGATATAAAAAAGAGATTTTTGAGCACTACCCTCAGATGTCTACAATGGTTCATATATTACTACACCACGTTAATGATTCTAACAATCTTCATGACCTTGATAAAGAACTTAGTTGGAGGACTGCGACCCATGTTCCTGCAACTTTGTCAACCGGATTTGGCAGTCAACTGTACGGTGGGCCAATTTATAGACTCTGACTACGAATGTACGAATCCTGTTGCAACTGAATTTCTTCTATTCGAAATTAGACGAAGCTTTCCCAGTGGTCACGCAATGGCCTCTGTATACATTACCGTTTTCTTTATGCGCTATTTAGaagcaaaatttgcaaaatttcgtGTTACTCTGACTGCTGTTCATTTTACATGTAGCATTTGGATTGTAGTATCTTGCGTTTCTAGGATTACCGAGCACTATCATCATGTCGGGGATGTTATAGCTGGAATCATCTTAGCCCTGCCGTTTGTCTTTTATTCT AGTCAGATACAATGCAAGGGATTTCGCTCAACAAAGTATAAAATAGAGGAGCCGCTGAGTCTACAATAA
- the LOC119084635 gene encoding uncharacterized protein LOC119084635, which produces MFTIFYIVAIVAKFANSQDIWNENRPIVSYECDPASPTVVTDITIGPCFDNWGCKMPNCCGIISGKLTNISLTYIASIASTTATTHGFLVGLAAGSAENQVFVPVENIQVPNAVVTYDYDSCRYTTCPQAVGNTYRFDGMFTVPTTAVTTMTLIAHFVAQLTSDEPGNPVIVCKKIMARIVNVDLIQSYIDVLKNAPFGG; this is translated from the exons atgtttacaattttttatatCGTCGCTATTGTTGCCAAG TTTGCTAATTCGCAAGACATATGGAATGAGAACAGGCCAATCGTCAGCTATGAATGTGATCCGGCAT ccCCAACTGTTGTGACTGACATAACAATTGGTCCATGTTTCGATAATTGGGGTTGCAAAATGCCGAATTGCTGTGGCATAATCAGCGGCAAATTAACGAACATTTCACTGACCTATATCGCATCCATTGCATCTACCACTGCCACTACACATGGGTTTTTAGTCGGACTTGCAGCTGGATCTGCTGAGAATCAAGTTTTTGTTCCAGTAGAGAATATCCAAGTACCAAATGCAGTTGTGACGTATGATTACGATTCCTGTCGCTATACGACGTGCCCTCAGGCGGTTGGAAATACATATAGATTCGACGGTATGTTTACCGTTCCAACTACAGCTGTAACAACAATG ACATTAATCGCACATTTTGTGGCACAACTTACATCTGATGAACCTGGCAATCCAGTGATtgtttgtaagaaaataaTGGCTCGAATCGTCAACGTTGACCTTATACAAAGTTACATCGATGTTCTAAAAAATGCGCCATTTGGTGGCTGA
- the LOC119084632 gene encoding phospholipid phosphatase 3-like isoform X2: MKDWIIPHTKIGFFCGDPSLSYPYKTASIPQEWLNISVYVCPALIWIIELGLESLNGRTDIKKRFLSTTLRCLQWFIYYYTTLMILTIFMTLIKNLVGGLRPMFLQLCQPDLAVNCTVGQFIDSDYECTNPVATEFLLFEIRRSFPSGHAMASVYITVFFMRYLEAKFAKFRVTLTAVHFTCSIWIVVSCVSRITEHYHHVGDVIAGIILALPFVFYSSQIQCKGFRSTKYKIEEPLSLQ, translated from the exons ATGAAAGATTGGATAATACCGCACACGAAAATTGGCTTCTTCTGTGGAGATCCTTCATTGTCGTATCCCTATAAAACGGCGTCTATTCCACAAGAATGGTTGAATATAAGTGTATACGTTTGTCCTGCGTTG aTTTGGATCATTGAATTGGGACTTGAGTCTTTAAACGGACGAACCGATATAAAAAAGAGATTTTTGAGCACTACCCTCAGATGTCTACAATGGTTCATATATTACTACACCACGTTAATGATTCTAACAATCTTCATGACCTTGATAAAGAACTTAGTTGGAGGACTGCGACCCATGTTCCTGCAACTTTGTCAACCGGATTTGGCAGTCAACTGTACGGTGGGCCAATTTATAGACTCTGACTACGAATGTACGAATCCTGTTGCAACTGAATTTCTTCTATTCGAAATTAGACGAAGCTTTCCCAGTGGTCACGCAATGGCCTCTGTATACATTACCGTTTTCTTTATGCGCTATTTAGaagcaaaatttgcaaaatttcgtGTTACTCTGACTGCTGTTCATTTTACATGTAGCATTTGGATTGTAGTATCTTGCGTTTCTAGGATTACCGAGCACTATCATCATGTCGGGGATGTTATAGCTGGAATCATCTTAGCCCTGCCGTTTGTCTTTTATTCT AGTCAGATACAATGCAAGGGATTTCGCTCAACAAAGTATAAAATAGAGGAGCCGCTGAGTCTACAATAA